In Cherax quadricarinatus isolate ZL_2023a unplaced genomic scaffold, ASM3850222v1 Contig574, whole genome shotgun sequence, a genomic segment contains:
- the LOC128704577 gene encoding uncharacterized protein, translating to MTGITKEQLNGLRLITAVNVCAKPVMYTIFLWGTPHKPLNMKLDDYLDSKNIKYKFDNTQKELIRKSPDGSEFDVTLLFTSIKLACENVAPFNDPKWKDVSTEMEYYIFSVKQMRNDVFHKKLESTEEDLLKKTERLRKVLSECLKLSGERFMQDQDVVDREIKRVNDNLDHITQNILGEEDIMSYCRDDIKQYIIKDSCDRLKNIFQSISNVNPLSFITSDLQLKIDKIFVDIEVKHGKRTDEGKHIDHQDLLQLIQPTASSSFARYVSELQIQTTASPSPTVPKCGITTKPQILLLEGLAGSGKTTLMQLVIDEWINGDRGNINGLNDYELLLWVQCRDPTMNSYQDLLDRLMPDVSLKFRNILPRMMKLCRILIIIDGLDEDNKNSKDLVISLLHEFNCSSNIAFLCTSRPEKVENFRKVIPHQYAVIHASLHGISKQNLPLFVRLNHQEITKQTRNNRDTEELVRNVTKLKGLYEHLKLPLNLIFMIYIWDNDPDKLSIMSVTHTELVHIIHQLCTKKLMERLIVHEDTKNLDDSDLENKVEEILREIYKTSLESLSRDQLSLEEKTVNYLKSSCKSLGLPHKEILSAFLCLKPTWTLTGIKEQYSAPHKGIQDYFAARYIVVNLNNDLQHSTSTPVSLAPVSIREVLKQTLRAVTLEITKYQNVLVHVAGLVHLLLDQVPKDIAQQIVELLHESGMKNNSHWFDLLENTKISPEIVQEIANFISPVETIYISDSNVRSYAALLPYLTSSKVVINIFSDTADLPCLPNLLAGLDNHHCTELTLDHPYHHSETTTPSDDVLQRIQNKSYLKEFMGYLSGDGLAMLPPSVEKLDLAIGNDAHALHFLPRLSDAVTSALPELGFLCVRVPAGISSEILVPLPKTQMAVLHLSDVCDAGVNNACEMVQLLQPAGGFWWITCQPSMVTDVGCQDMIHGLSHRGVKLKMITVHTGNTITDEQKNQLVTIAKTSLHCHFNIFDHSDPLGKLYWGYGDLKALQRPESPENLS from the exons ATGACAGGTATAACTAAAGAACAACTTAATGGACTGAGGTTAATCACTGCTGTTAATGTGTGTGCTAAACCTGTTATGTATACCATATTCCTCTGGGGAACCCCTCACAAACCTCTTAATATGAAGCTGGATGATTATTTAGATTCCAAAAATATTAAGTATAAATTTGACAACACACAGAAGGAGCTGATTCGCAAGAGTCCAGATGGATCAGAGTTTGATGTGACACTTCTTTTTACGTCCATTAAATTAGCTTGTGAAAACGTTGCCCCTTTTAATGATCCTAAATGGAAAGATGTAAGTACCGAAATGGAATATTATATTTTTTCTGTAAAGCAAATGAGGAACGATGTTTTTCACAAGAAACTTGAAAGTACTGAAGAAGATCTCTTGAAGAAGACAGAGAGGCTTCGGAAGGTGTTAAGTGAGTGTCTTAAGTTATCTGGAGAACGGTTTATGCAAGACCAGGACGTGGTCGACCGAGAGATCAAGCGAGTGAATGATAACCTGGATCACATTACGCAAAACATTCTtggagaggaagatattatgagttATTGTAGGGATgatataaaacaatatataatAAAGGACAGCTGTGATAGACTGAAGAACATCTTCCAAAGCATAAGTAATGTTAATCCATTGTCTTTCATCACAAGTGACTTACAACTTAAAATAGACAAAATCTTTGTGGATATCGAGGTCAAACATGGTAAACGTACAGATGAAGGTAAACATATAGATCATCAAGATCTTCTTCAACTTATCCAGCCTACAGCATCATCCTCATTTGCAAGATATGTCTCAGAGCTACAGATTCAGACTACAGCATCACCATCGCCGACAGTTCCTAAATGTGGTATCACTACAAAACCTCAAATACTTTTGCTTGAAGGATTAGCAGGTAGTGGAAAGACCACTTTAATGCAGTTGGTAATAGATGAATGGATAAATGGTGACCGAGGCAATATCAATGGCTTAAATGACTACGAACTTTTGCTGTGGGTACAGTGTAGGGACCCAACGATGAACTCCTATCAGGACCTGCTGGACCGGCTGATGCCAGACGTATCTTTAAAATTCAGGAACATTCTTCCGAGAATGATGAAGCTTTGTAGGATCCTAATTATCATTGACGGACTTGATGAAGACAATAAAAACTCCAAAGATCTTGTCATCAGTCTCTTGCATGAATTTAATTGTTCTTCTAATATTGCTTTTCTCTGCACTTCACGACCAGAAAAAGTTGAAAATTTCAGGAAAGTAATTCCTCACCAGTATGCTGTGATACATGCTTCACTACATGGTATATCTAAACAAAATTTACCATTGTTTGTGCGTCTAAATCACCAGGAGATAACCAAACAAACAAGGAATAACAGGGATACTGAAGAACTAGTAAGGAATGTGACAAAGTTAAAAGGTCTTTATGAGCACTTAAAGCTTCCATTAAATTTGATTTTTATGATATACATCTGGGACAATGATCCTGACAAGCTGAGCATAATGTCAGTCACTCACACGGAACTCGTTCATATTATTCACCAACTGTGTACAAAGAAATTAATGGAGAGACTGATAGTACATGAAGATACAAAGAATTTGGACGACTCGGACTTAGAAAATAAAGTTGAAGAAATTTTGAGAGAAATATACAAAACATCTCTCGAAAGTCTTTCACGTGACCAATTAAGCCTTGAGGAAAAAACTGTCAATTATTTGAAATCCTCATGTAAGTCTCTGGGTTTGCCTCATAAAGAGATATTGTCTGCATTCCTTTGTTTAAAACCAACATGGACGCTGACAGGAATCAAGGAGCAGTATTCAGCTCCTCACAAAGGAATCCAAGATTACTTTGCTGCTCGGTATATTGTGGTGAATCTTAATAATGACCTACAACATTCTACATCTACGCCAGTTTCATTAGCACCTGTTAGTATCAGGGAGGTGTTAAAACAGACCCTCAGAGCAGTCACCTTAGAAATTACAAAGTATCAGAATGTTTTGGTTCATGTTGCTGGGCTGGTACACCTTTTATTAGATCAGGTGCCCAAGGACATCGCACAGCAAATTGTTGAACTCCTGCATGAGTCTGGGATGAAGAACAACAGCCATTGGTTCGATCTCCTCGAGAACACAAAGATTTCCCCAGAAATCGTTCAAGAAATAGCTAACTTTATCAGTCCTGTAGAAACTATTTACATAAGTGATAGTAATGTGAGAAGCTACGCAGCTCTCTTACCATACCTCACGTCATCTAAAGTTGTTATTAATATCTTCAGTGATACTGCAGACTTACCTTGCCTGCCTAACCTGCTAGCTGGCCTcgacaaccatcattgcacagaACTGACACTTGACCACCCTTACCATCATTCGGAGACAACCACCCCTTCAGACGATGTCCTGCAACGTATACAAAATAA GAGTTACCTAAAAGAATTCATGGGTTATCTGAGTGGTGATGGTTTGGCTATGCTACCCCCTAGTGTGGAAAAGCTAGACCTGGCTATAGGGAACGATGCCCACGCTCTCCACTTCCTGCCACGACTCTCCGATGCTGTAACCTCTGCGTTACCTGAGCTTGGCTTCCTCT GTGTGAGAGTGCCAGCTGGTATATCTTCAGAAATATTGGTGCCACTGCCCAAGACACAGATGGCTGTACTTCACCTCAGTGATGTGTGTGACGCTGGGGTGAATAATGCATGTGAAATGGTCCAGCTACTACAACCTGCAGGAGG